From the Astatotilapia calliptera chromosome 6, fAstCal1.2, whole genome shotgun sequence genome, one window contains:
- the stx8 gene encoding syntaxin-8 isoform X2, translating into MSQDAWLQNYDATCRLAQEIAENIHERNRQQRTGGNPAKINMTLRASLQKLKQNIAQLKEGLLRASSSRRIMQSEADRRQNLIDDLLTREKQLNATFKGDITESEPSRSTLMAGGAGASGGTSANPWLINESDETKGLTFGEIKQQQQRVIEAQDAGLDALAAVISRQKIMGQEIGNELDEQNDGWYLRRKI; encoded by the exons ATGTCTCAGGACGCCTG GTTACAAAATTACGATGCCACTTGCCGCTTGGCACAGGAAATAGCTGAAAACATCCATGAACGGAACAGACAACAGAGAACGGGGGGGAACCCTGCAAAG ATAAACATGACGCTACGGGCTTCACTTCAGAAGCTGAAACAAAATATCGCTCAGCTCAAGGAGGGTTTGTTGCGGGCATCCTCGTCTCGCCGCAT AATGCAGTCTGAAGCTGACAGGAGGCAGAATCTCATTGATGACCTGCTAACCAGAGAGAAGCAGCTAAATGCAACTTTCAAGGGCGATATTACAGAGTCTGAACCCTCCAG GTCCACATTGATGGCCGGAGGAGCAGGAGCCAGTGGAGGCACTTCAGCCAACCCTTGGCTGATCAACGAATCGGATGAGACCAAGGGGCTGACCTTTGGAGAGattaaacagcagcaacaacgaGTCATTGAGG CTCAGGATGCAGGCTTGGATGCACTAGCAGCTGTCATCAGCCGACAGAAGATAATGGGCCAGGAGATTGGCAATGAACTGGATGAACAGAATG aTGGGTGGTACTTGAGACGCAAGATTTAA
- the LOC113024005 gene encoding TBC1 domain family member 24-like, with product MIHVSRTPEFFNCGNMNLFPDAFSDHNLESMASSRTRQRSHSYYNAEGKKPYGVDTQKEETCLRPRSRSFYSYETSELCSEDDIRHFTTSPTSKQMQSSLPKYQATKKEERDGDVSVVEFTSTKSKHKPNKQSPSRETCGSKCHLKQVSMMTISEADNWEICSSSGMKYGQFVDWEKIDPEAAKKYQQILRSEHQQLKTMAREGFWAMPHTLRAKAYYHIIHSINSIRAVTPDRDVYYELTKKLFGEQKRSSHPVPKYMEDGEIPRYCLNKAGLNSAKKVLLCLGKYFIDMNFCPILPALVSLILHFSEDEAECFYSVSRLICYNDPNKRYIDQTFLTYRASCMTFGDLANKCCRGIRKLIASSHQNLFEFYSDWIMWIFADLPFTYAIRVLDVYLLEGYKVLYRVALALLDLYKVSVSSRVADVEDFRTDMKRFVQNVARHCTAEKLLERAFKISVPTRRDLNLLFTANKESLILKGVSIDQKRLPVETVDFNNFRSSVVTGTEMRVIWAWIPERFALFSPFRLFSTAEHERTLASFYSHVEGHEPSVMIIKSVDEEVFGAFLSTDVAERRKQDSEELVYFGTGECLVFTLRPNMELYQRSMVNIMSPRASPEKLRGSISASPQASTNGNIPSSTTLTCPAETLQNPSYLMVTAPVEESMSAKQPKRPKEQEASKFIAGDDNRLIIGGDGGHALCLQRDLQGGYTEPCETFKSIALCKRDFKIQSLEVWGIQNSISISHCFPSK from the exons ATGATTCATGTTTCACGGACACCAGAATTCTTCAATTGTGGAAACATGAATTTATTCCCAGACGCATTCTCTGACCACAATCTGGAATCTATGGCTAGTAGCAGAACCAGACAAAGGTCTCACTCCTATTACAATGCAGAGGGGAAAAAGCCTTATGGTGTGGacacacagaaagaagaaacctgTTTAAGACCTCGATCTAG GTCTTTTTACAGTTATGAGACATCGGAGTTATGCTCAGAAGATGACATAAGACACTTTACAACCTCCCCTACGTCAAAACAGATGCAAAGCTCACTGCCAAAGTATCAAGCAACCAAAAAGGAGGAAAGAGACGGGGATGTGTCGGTTGTTGAGTTCACCTCTACGAAGTCAAAGCATAAACCAAACAAGCAATCACCCTCTAGAGAAACTTGTG GCAGTAAATGCCATCTCAAGCAAGTTTCCATGATGACCATCTCTGAAGCAGACAACTGGGAGATTTGTTCCAGCTCTGGGATGAAGTATGGGCAGTTTGTGGACTGGGAGAAAATTGATCCTGAAGCTGCAAAGAAATATCAACAAATCCTACGGAGTGAGCACCAGCAGCTTAAAACTATGGCTCGGGAAGGATTTTGGGCCATGCCACACACACTAAGGGCCAAAGCTTATTATCACATCATCCACAGCATCAATTCTAT AAGGGCTGTCACTCCAGACAGAGATGTCTACTATGAACTGACTAAGAAGCTATTTGGAGAACAAAAACGTAGTAGCCACCCAGTGCCGAAGTATATGGAAgatggagaaataccaag ATACTGTCTCAACAAAGCAGGCCTGAATTCTGCAAAAAAAGTTCTTCTTTGCCTCGGAAAATACTTCATAGACATGAACTTCTGCCCCATTCTACCCGCCCTGGTCTCCCTCATCCTCCACTTCAGCGAGGATGAAGCTGAATGTTTCTACAGTGTGTCCCGACTTATCTGCTACAATGATCCCAACAAGCGCTACATTGACCAGACTTTCCTCACCTACCGTGCGTCCTGTATGACCTTTGGAGACCTTGCCAACAAATGCTGCAGAGGCATTCGCAAGCTGATAGCCAGCTCCCACCAGAACCTGTTTGAGTTTTACTCTGACTGGATCATGTGGATATTTGCTGACCTTCCGTTCACATATGCCATTAGAGTTCTAGACGTCTACCTACTGGAGGGCTACAAGGTCCTCTACAG GGTTGCTCTGGCTTTGCTTGACCTCTATAAAGTATCAGTGTCATCTCGAGTGGCAGATGTGGAAGACTTCAGAACAGACATGAAAAGATTTGTGCAAAATGTAGCTCGCCACTGCACGGCTGAGAAGCTCCTAGAAAGAGCCTTCAAGATTTCAGTACCCACAAGGAGAGACCTTAACCTACTGTTCACTGCCAATAAAGAGTCACTCATACTAAAAGGTGTCAGCATAGACCAGAAAAG GCTACCAGTAGAGACAGTGGATTTCAACAACTTTCGTTCCAGTGTTGTAACAGGGACGGAGATGAGAGTCATCTGGGCCTGGATACCTGAGCGCTTTGCCCTCTTCAGTCCCTTCAGGTTGTTCAGCACAGCTGAGCATGAAAGGACTCTTGCTTC aTTCTATTCACATGTGGAGGGACATGAACCATCTGTCATGATTATTAAATCTGTGGATGAAGAG GTATTTGGTGCCTTCTTGTCAACTGATGtagcagaaagaagaaaacaagactcAGAGGAACTTGTATACTTTGGAACTGGGGAGTGTTTAGTTTTCACG CTCCGTCCCAACATGGAGCTCTACCAGAGATCTATGGTCAATATTATGAGCCCAAGAGCGTCTCCTGAGAAACTTCGAGGCAGTATTAGTGCTTCCCCTCAGGCGTCAACTAATGGCAACATCCCCTCCAGCACAACTCTGACCTGTCCTGCTGAGACACTGCAAAATCCCAGCTATCTGATGGTCACTGCACCAGTGGAGGAATCCATGTCTGCTAAACAGCCCAAGAGGCCTAAGGAGCAAGAGGCCTCCAAGTTCATAGCAGGCGATGACAATCGGCTTATTATTG GTGGTGATGGAGGTCATGCTCTCTGCCTGCAAAGAGACCTACAAGGGGGTTACACAGAGCCGTGTGAAACTTTTAAGAGCATTGCACTCTGCAAGAGAGACTTCAAGATCCAGTCCCTGGAAGTGTGGGGCATCCAGAACTCCATTTCCATTTCTCATTGTTTTCCTTCTAAGTGA
- the LOC113023999 gene encoding oocyte zinc finger protein XlCOF6.1-like produces MGPDTTPVPKTESAEESPEIVVVKIISDSDSSDASVITEPENSKQPQSNTSDKCYPCTVCGKIFDRPSKLEWHKPVHTSKPKTLHNCEHCNISFTKKETLIRHRNCHSRTNKHPCPDCGKVFNRPSRLERHKRTHTKQPRVPHQCSYCMKTFRKLNKLIRHKRMHTGEKPFTCSVCGKGFSESGHCKAHEKTHEEQPEKPHSCADCGMCFFKASALRRHFLSHTGEKPFKCTLCESCFSRSEGLKRHMRSHTGERPYKCIICGKQFYSRQDLNIHGLTHTGEKPHLCPVCGKGFSQLGNMKEHEQNVHIKSEKYICNDCGATFSRNASLTKHRRTHTGERPYLCLICGCRFKWSHSLSRHRRSHAHRQMAGDTSKEILRFEGPSENPDSVT; encoded by the exons ATGGGCCCAGATACCACACCTGTCCCTAAAACAGAATCTGCGGAGGAAA GTCCAGAAATAGTGGTGGTGAAAATCATCTCAGACTCAGATTCCAGTGATGCTTCAGTGATCACTGAGCCAGAGAACTCCAAACAGCCACAGAGCAACACATCAGACAAGTGTTACCCTTGCACTGTCTGTGGCAAGATATTTGACAGACCGTCAAAGCTGGAGTGGCATAAACCTGTACACACTAGCAAGCCCAAGACTCTTCATAACTGTGAGCATTGTAATATAAgctttacaaaaaaagagacGCTGATCCGACACCGGAATTGCCACAGTAGGACTAACAAGCACCCCTGTCCCGACTGTGGAAAAGTGTTCAATAGACCCTCAAGGTTAGAGAGGcataaacgcacacacacaaaacaacccaGGGTACCTCATCAGTGTTCATACTGCATGAAGACGTTCAGAAAACTTAACAAACTCATTCGTCACAAGCGTATGCACACTGGAGAGAAGCCTTTCACCTGTTCGGTCTGCGGTAAGGGATTCTCCGAGTCAGGTCACTGCAAAGCACACGAAAAGACACACGAGGAGCAGCCAGAAAAACCTCACAGTTGTGCGGATTGCGGGATGTGTTTCTTCAAGGCCTCGGCGCTTCGTAGACACTTCCTCTcccacacaggagagaagccTTTCAAATGTACCTTATGTGAGAGCTGCTTCTCTCGCTCTGAGGGACTGAAAAGGCACATGAGGAGCCACACAGGGGAAAGACCATACAAATGCATTATCTGTGGCAAGCAGTTTTATTCTCGCCAGGATTTGAATATTCATGGATTGACCCACACAGGGGAGAAGCCACATCTTTGCCCTGTGTGTGGTAAAGGCTTTTCACAGCTGGGCAACATGAAAGAGCATGAACAAAATGTTCATATTAAgtcagaaaaatatatttgtaatGATTGTGGAGCAACGTTCTCACGAAATGCGTCACTGACAAAGCATCGGCGGACACATACTGGAGAGAGACCCTATCTGTGCCTCATCTGCGGCTGCAGGTTTAAATGGAGCCATTCCCTCAGCAGACACCGGAggtcacacgcacacagacagatgGCTGGGGACACATCCAAAGAAATACTACGTTTTGAAGGACCTTCAGAGAATCCCGACAGTGTAACGTAA